The nucleotide sequence AATCCATGCCCACGTAAGTTGTAAATCTAAAGAGACAGAGAATATGTCTGTGAAATCAAAATAGCAATTCTAATCTAATGTGTAAAAGTATACTGAATGTATTGTGTGTGGGTGTttatgtgtatgtctgtgtatctGCAGCCAATTGTAATCGCGAGTGTCCCAAAGGTCGGCCCAGTGAGGACTGCAGTCGCTGTGTGTGTGAGGGCCACGTGCTCCAGGGAGAGGTCCTCAGTATGTCCGGTGTCCCTGTAGCGGGGGCCAGGATAGCGCTGGCCAGCCAGCCCAAGATCATCCACGCCCGCACTGACGCCAAAGGCCTCTTCAGACTCCCAGGGGTCTGCTCCAGCTCCCCCACCCAGCTCTACATTCACAAGGAGAAGTTTGCCCCTGTTACCGCCTCCACCTCCAGCAACAGCACTGGGTCATCCTGGGTACGGGCGGTCCTAAAGTCTGCAGGCGAGTCACGCTTAATAACATTAACAAACAAAAGCCCAATGATAAAGTATGTTCTCTATGTACTTACTACTGGGTTGAGCCAGTCAGCCTGTCTGTATAACCATCCAACCACTAGAGTCAAACTAGGGGAAGGATGTATAAATCAATCTGGACCACTGGAGAACAGTCTGAAGTAGTTCAGACCATTACACGCAAATACacgatatatacaaaagtatatggacaacccttcaaatgagtggatttggctatttcagtcacactcattgctgacaggtgtataaaattgagcacacagccatgcaatcttcatagacaaacattggcagtagaatggttttactgaagagctcagtgactttcaatttAGCACCGTCATAggttgccacctttccaacaagtcagttcgtcaaatttctgccctgctagagctgaccaggtcaactgtaagtgcagttactgtgaagtggaaacgtctaggagcaacaacggctcagtcgcgaagtggtaggccacacaagcttacagaacgaGACCGCAGAGTGCTGTAGTGTgtacaaatcgtctgtccttggttgcaacactcactaccgagttccaaactgcctctggagacaacgtcagcacaataattgtttgtCGGGAGTTTCATGAAGTGGGTtttcatggctgagcagccgctcacaagcctaagatcaccatgtgcaacgcaaagcgttggctggagtggtgtcaagctcgctgccattggactctggagcagtggaaacattctctggagtgatgaatcacgcttcaccatctggcattccGACGAACAAATTTGGGTTtgccggatgccaggagaacgctacctgccctaatgtatagtgccaactgtaaagtttggtggcagaggaataatggtctggggctgtttttcatggttcaggctaggccccttagttccagtgaagggaaatattaactcTACTctacaatgacattttagatgattctgtgcttccaactttgtgacaacagtttgaggaaggccctttcctgtttcagcatgacaatgcccccatacacaaagtgaggtccatatagaaatggtttgtagaaattggtgtggaagaacttgactggccttcacagagccctgacctcaaccccatcgaacacctttgggatgaattggaacgtcgactgcgagccaggcctcatcacccaacatcagtgcccgacctcactaatgctcttgtggctgaatggaagcaagttcctgcagcaatgttccaacatctagtggaaagcctttccagaataatggaggctgttataggagcaaaggggggaccaactccatattaatgaccatgattttggaatgagatgttcgatgagcaggtgtcctcgtacttttggtcatgtagtgtatatacagtgaggCCTGGAATTATTGGATCCATTGATtaaatatgagcaaaaaatactgtaaaataaatattgCAAATGTTtgccaaacaaaaaacaatgattgcaaagttaaacaaaccacaaAACTTTATGCAAAAAGACCACTTCTAACAATTTCcattgaacattttacaaaaacatatttacttgaaaaactgtgcagatgcaaagtttgataACAGAATGACTGTACCAACAGCACAaaccatcattctgttaccaaactctGCAGTGttgttcaagtaaatgtgtttctgtaaaaaaaaaaatctggaaaCTATTAAaggtagtccttgtgcatagagttgtatggtttgtttaacttcttacggctgacatcggctgagatcccgttaacgggatcaacttgacaacagccagtgaaagtgcagggcgccaaattcaaacaacagaaatctcataattaaaattcctcaaacatacaagtattttacaccattttaaagataaacttgttgttaatcccaccacagtgtccgatttcaaaaaggctttacgacgaaagcacaccatctgattatgttagggcagtgcctagtcacagaaaaacacagccattttttcagccaaagagaggagtcacaaaaagcagaaatagagataaaatgaatcactaacctttgatgatcttcatcagatgacactcataggacttcatgttacacaatacatgtatgttttgttcgataaagttcatatttatatccaaaaatcttagtttacattggcgcgttatgttcagtaatgttttgcctccaaaacatccggtgattttgcagagagccacatcaatttacagaaatactcataataaacattgataaaagatacaagtattatacatggaactttagataaacttctccttaatgcaaccgctgtgtcagacttCAAAAaatactttacggaaaaagcacaccatgctataatctgagtacagcgctcagagaccaaaacaagccatacagatatccgccatgttgtggagtcaacagaagtcagaaatagcattataaatattcacttacctttgatgatcttcatcagaatgcactcccaggaattccagttccacaataaatgtttgttttgttcgataacgtccataatttatgtccaaatacctcctttttgttcgcgcgtttagttcaaaaatccaaattcatgacgcgcaggccagacgaaaagtaaaaaaattccattacagttcgtagaaacatgtcaaacgatgtatagaatctttaggatgtttttgacataaatcttcaataatgtttcaaccggagaattccttgtctgtagaaatgcgatggaacgcagctaactctcacgggggcgcgcctgaCTCAATcacctcccattcccccctccttcacagtagaagcatcaaacaaggttctaaagactgttgacatctagtggaagccttaggaagtgcaatatgaccccatagacactgtatattggataggcaaacttacaaacctcagatttcccacttcctggttggattttttctcaggtttttgcctgccatatgagttatgttatactcacagacatcattcaaacagttttagaaacttcagagtgttttctatccaaatctactaatactatgcatatcttagcttctgggactgagtagcaggcagtttactctgggcaccttattcatccaagctactcaatactgtccccagccataagaagttaactttgcaatcattgtttttttatttgacaaacattttaaagtgaaaaatctgagtctcagcatcactccATAACCGTGGAATTGCCTTGAGCTATATTGCATgctcatttaattttttttaaattaatttatttTATATTAATACAATTGCTAAGAGAAAGATTTTGTTTAACAGGTAATAAAGTAGTATTGAGTAGTACTctaaatgatcggctatgaaaagccaactgacatttactcctgaggtgctgacttgctgcaccctcgacaactactgtgattattattattttaccatgctggtcatttatgaacatttgaacatcttggccatgttctgttataatctcatccggcacagccagaagaggactggccacccctcatagcctccCCTTGTTTAGGTCAAcgggcatcatgaactttaccaagtaccaggacatttgagccaaaaacctggttgcctctgccaggaggctgaaaactGGCCGCAAGTGAATCTTTTAGCAAGACAATACCCAAAgtacacatcaaaatccacaaagataTTGATatttgaccacaaaatcaacattttgcaatggccatctcattCTCCAGACTTGAGCCCCATTGAAAACCTGCggtatcaaattgtattagtcacatacaccgaatacaacaggtgtagaccttacagtgaaatgcttacttacgagcccctaaccgacagtgcagttaaaaaaatacatataagagataaaagtaacaagtaattaaagagcagcagtaaaaaataacaatatatacagggggctcgtaagagtcaatgtgcgggggcaccggttagttgaggtagtatgtacatgtaggtagagtttaattaaagtgactatgcatagatgacaacagagagtgggagtgatgtgggggggggggggcggcggcaatgtgaatagtctcggtagccatttgactagatgttcaggagtcttatggcttgggggtagaagctgtttagaagcctcttggacctagacttggcgctccggtaccgcttgccgtgtggtagcagagagaaccgtgtatgactagggtggctggagtctttgacaatttgtagggccttcctctgacaccgcctggtatagaggtcctagatggcaggaagcttggccccagtgatgtactgggccgttcgcactacaccCTCTAGCgtcttgcggttggaggccgagcagttggcataccaggcagtgatgcaaccagtcaggatgctctctggtgcagctgtagaaccttttaaggacctaagaacccatgccaaatcttttcagtctcctgagggggaataggttttgtcgttccCGCTTCAAGAACGTCATGGTGTTCTTGGATCATGTaagtttgttggtaatgtggacaccaaggaacttgaagctctcaacctgctccactgcagcccaatcgatgagaatgggggcgtgctcggtcctctttttcctgtagttcacaataatttcctttgtcttgatcacgttgaggaacAGGTTGTtgttgccaggtctctgacctcttccctataggtgGTCTCGttcttgtcggtgatcaggcgtaccaccgttgtgtcatcggcaaatttaatgatggtgttggagtcgtgcctggccgtgcagtcatgagtgaacagggagtacaggagggggctgagcacgcacccctgaggggcccctgtgttgaggatcagcgtggcggatgtgttgttacctacacttaccacctgggggcggcccgtcaggaagtccaggatccagttgcagagggaggtgtttagtctcagggtccttagcgatgagctttgagggcactatggtgttgaacgctgagctgtagtcaatgaacagcattctcacataggagttccttttgtccaggtgggaaagggcagtgtggagtgcaatagagactgcatcatctgtgggtctgttggggcggtatggaaattgagtgggtctagtgtttctgggaatTGAAGATGGCTGTCCATAagtgcagatgaaggatatcaaggatctggaaggaatCTGTAtgaaggaatggtctaagatccctctcaATATGTTCTCCAATTTCATTAAACATTGttacaactgctgatgtaaaaagggctttataaaatacatttgattgattaacaTTTGATTGAAAAGGCTCAGTTTTGTTATTCTTGCAATGGGAGAGTGCTGCACTATTGAAAACGAAGATTATGATTTTttttgtattacttgttaaacaaaatatttgtaaaaatatatgtttttgagCACACAATATAgttcagtatttgtatttattttatacagtattttttgctcatctttatcaagggatccaATAATTTCGGACCTCGCTGTATGTGGAAACTAAATAAACACAGGTGCAGTTACAGGGGCAGTATTTTAACCATAATCACACACCAATCATTTTTCATAAGTACGGAGACCAACAAGAGTTCAAACTGTAGGCCTGGTTAAGTTTTATGGAATCATGATGCCTCAGTGGTACCATTCTCAACAGTTTCGGAGCCAGGTTTTTAAGGATTTGTTTCCTACTGCTCTGCAGAGAAGCCATATGTTGTAAAGCACCCGGAGGACAAAGTGCGCTACGAGGGACAGCGTGTGATGTTGTGCTGCAAGGCAACAGGGTCGCCCATGCCTGACAAATACTACTGGTAAGATGATGCATTTACTTTTAAATTCTGGAAAAATCATCCAAGTTTTATTTTAATCATGGCTAGATGCCATTATTTTAAATTTTAAAATAGCTTATTAGAATGTTCTGTTTAACTTTTTAATGGCATGTTCTCCTTTCCAGGTACCACAATGGGACCCTACTGGATAGGAATGTGTTTAAATACGAAGAGGATCTGCTGTTGAGAGGCCTGAAGCCAGAGCAGACTGGACATTACTACTGTAAAGCCAGCAGCCAAACAGGCAGCAGCAAGTCTTCGCAGGCATTCCTCACTGTTATCGGTATGTATAGACCTTATCCATCAAATCCTATACTAACTGTACCTATACTGTACTTGTAGAAATTAACAGTATGGGAAGGATGCTGGAGTAAACTGAATGagaaagatttaaaaaatatttaaaaacttCAGAAAATTTGACTGTATCAGTTACAACTAAAAAATAAATACACCCAAGGAAATAAGATCATTAAATATCAAGGGCCACAGAATCTGGCAGCACGTGGAGCAGTAAGGTTTTATTATGTTTACATTGGTCGAAAGCAGCCTTGTCTAAACAAATATTCTTTACCGAGAGATTCTAGACACAGTAAAAACCCAAATCCCAGTTCTCCAGAGCTCCCCGTATTGAAGTGAAATCCAAGATTGACAATAAATCCTGGTCCTTTTGTTTGCCAAGTCAGAGAAGTATACGTTTCCACATCCGTGCGGGATAGATACACATTGTGCATATTCCCCAGTTGCTTGTTAGCCACGATATAGATTGACAAATAGGGTTTGCGgaggagtgtgctaaagcaatcAGCCGGGCTACAGCCTGAGAGATCTGCCCCTGTGACTAGACCAACAACACCTGGAACATCAAGGCTCTTAGTGGAGAATGATGAACCTGCTTCACACTACCAGCCCGATGTGGTTCCCTTCACTAGGGAACAATAGGCTACACTCCAGTTAATTAATAAAacattcaattcaattcattcATATTAAAAAGACAGGACTACAGATGTAGGGTCTTCATTTGAACTTTCCTGAAATATAGGAAAtgtcaaacttgtagtgtatttgaggtttaaaaaagcttcttaagtttgtaatttccactttgaaatgtcagacttgattttctattacgaaaaatgtattaacccctacaaagatgtccattaattataatccacgtaATTCATATATTTTATTGCTGCaaaattattttcctgctgtagcaaactgtctcaatttaagatcttacatctgtaccaTTTTCTTATCGTTTCTTTTAGTTGTTGTAATTTTAATTAATTTTTGAAAGAACGCAAAGGGACCAGGGAAGGAAATTACACATTGGGCTAATCAGACTGTTCCATCTGTCTGCAATAATCTTCTTATTTGGAGGATGGGGAGTTTAACAGGAACACTGGAGCGTATACTCAGCCATGATGTCATGCACATTAATCATTTTGCCAACATTTGGGTAAACAAAAATCTTTTCTTTCCAATTTCCATCTGGATGGTTGGTGAACAAATGTTCTCCCGATGTTCACATCTAATTACCCCATTATGAATGATTTGTAGTGCAACTTGGCTAGTCATGGTTGTCGCTCAGCATGTGGACAGAGAGAACGTGTGTTTAAGTGAACACTTTACATTGCGTATCCTTTACCATGTAGTTACCTTCATTGTACCTTGATAACCACAATGCAATTAACCAGCATGACATAACCACCAGATACCTATAAGaacaacactactctttatcccACCAATAATAAAGGAATAAAGGAAACctctaaatgttgttcatattacCATAGTTACAGGTATTGTTATTGCATACTAATTACACTAATGCTCCCTATGAAAATGAAATTCTAGGTAATTACATGTTAATGTGAAGTGTGACAGAGTGGGCCATTTGCATCTGTTTTTTGTATGAAATAAGTGAATGAGTAAATGTACTCCTATATGTGCATATGCATGTATGTTTACAGCCATAAAACATAAGTGTATTCTCATTGCTGACTCTATGTGTTGTGTATTCCACAGCTAAAGGCACACCGGCATGCAACCCCACTCCTGAGAACCACCTCATCAGACTGCCCATGGACTGTGTTCAGCCTGGGACGGACTCTAAGTTATACAACGCCGGCCGCTGCCCCCACAACAAGTGTGCAGGCTCCCTGGACTTCGACCTGCGCTGCAGGGATGGAGGTGGCTACTGCTGTGGGGTCCAGAAGATGGAGAGCCGGGTAATAGACTGTGGGAGCTACAGCCTGCCCATCAAGGCTGTAACTGAGTGTGGCTGCCAGAAGTGTGTAGTGCCCAAGGTGCTGGTACGTGGCAGGGTGGTCACAGCAGACAACGATGAACCACTGCGTTTTGGGCACATGTACATTGGCAAGGAGAGAGTAGGCACCACAGGGTACAAAGGAGGCTTCACACTCAATATAACCCCAGACACAGAGAGGCTGGTAGTCAACTTTGTGGATCCCACGCAGAAGTTCATTGACACTCCTAAGGTGTTTATCTTCGACAGGAGAGGGGGGTATGTTTACCATGACGTGAAGGTGATGAGAAAGCAGGAACCTATTGATATCAATGCTGGAGAGACAAATACCATTGACTTAACAGATTTTAAAGGGGAGGACCCTATTGGACAGATCGTCATACCTCCAAATTCTTTCCACAAGAATAATGGGGAGGTGTACAAAGGTACAGTGAAAGCCAGTGTCACCTTCATTGACCCCAGGAACATCACCACAGCTGCTGCAGCTCCTGGTGACCTCAACTTTGTGGACGATGAGGGTGACATGCTTCCACTGAGGACATATGGGATGTTTTCTGTTGACTTCAGAGATGAGGCGAACCAGGAAGTCCTGGGGGCTGGAGCGGTCCAAGTACTCCTAGACACGCAGCACGTCCAAATGCAAGCTCACATTCCCAAAATGAAACTGTGGTCCCTCAACCCAGACACAGGCAtctgggaggaggagagtgacTTTCACTACACTCAGGCCACATCTGGTGGTAATGGGAGGAGCAAGCGAGAGGAGCGTACTTTCCTCATAGGTAACATGGAAATCAGGGAGCGTCGACTTTTCAACCTGGACGTGCCTGAGAACCGCCGCTGCTACGTCAAAGTGCGGGCGTACATGAATGACAAGTTCCTGAACACTGAGCAGCTAGAAGGTGTGGTCATCAGCCTGATAAACCTGGAGCCCAAGC is from Salvelinus alpinus chromosome 16, SLU_Salpinus.1, whole genome shotgun sequence and encodes:
- the cilp2 gene encoding cartilage intermediate layer protein 1 isoform X2, yielding MEARTTDWVAAAETGEVTHSSLEKGFWCINKEQPYGRICSNYHVRFQCPPVQAYWTDWAAWGTCSATACNDVGIQVRKRKCMSIQPLPLLLVPPCQGHHTERRECATPPCEAKWTHWSPWGACSVTCGKGRRIRRRTCVRTSVTVQCVGRAAEIQKCGKNPCPPNCNRECPKGRPSEDCSRCVCEGHVLQGEVLSMSGVPVAGARIALASQPKIIHARTDAKGLFRLPGVCSSSPTQLYIHKEKFAPVTASTSSNSTGSSWVRAVLKSAEKPYVVKHPEDKVRYEGQRVMLCCKATGSPMPDKYYWYHNGTLLDRNVFKYEEDLLLRGLKPEQTGHYYCKASSQTGSSKSSQAFLTVIAKGTPACNPTPENHLIRLPMDCVQPGTDSKLYNAGRCPHNKCAGSLDFDLRCRDGGGYCCGVQKMESRVIDCGSYSLPIKAVTECGCQKCVVPKVLVRGRVVTADNDEPLRFGHMYIGKERVGTTGYKGGFTLNITPDTERLVVNFVDPTQKFIDTPKVFIFDRRGGYVYHDVKVMRKQEPIDINAGETNTIDLTDFKGEDPIGQIVIPPNSFHKNNGEVYKGTVKASVTFIDPRNITTAAAAPGDLNFVDDEGDMLPLRTYGMFSVDFRDEANQEVLGAGAVQVLLDTQHVQMQAHIPKMKLWSLNPDTGIWEEESDFHYTQATSGGNGRSKREERTFLIGNMEIRERRLFNLDVPENRRCYVKVRAYMNDKFLNTEQLEGVVISLINLEPKPGFSSNPRAWGRFDSVITGPNGACLPAFCDAQVPDAYTAYVTGIMGGEELEAAPSTPKMNPNIIGVSQPYLDKIDYQRSDHNDPALKKTAFRINLAKPNPNNVEETNGPIYPYQSLIDCENAGVDANHFRFFRVEKDKYEYNVVPFQENDLTSWTGDYHSWWPNPQEFRACYIKVKIQGQKEVMIRSQNHGGTHPETAGQLYGIRDIRSTRDMHVANTSAACLEFKCSGMLFDQAAVDRSLISVLPQGNCRRVGINSLLKEYLTKHPPTSPNNESHAFNMLGPVDPLGHNYGIYTVTDQNPRVAKEIAIGRCFDGTSDGFSREMKSDTGVALTFSCPERTVTRESLFQRLQTNPSQTLSQMARDMREAQGLQVRGRSSRVVTYPSGSSSRRSSSSTRRRSVMRAQDRQ